The Streptomyces sp. NBC_00670 genome window below encodes:
- a CDS encoding EthD domain-containing protein: MLKFAYMINRVEGLSFEQFVEHHRNRHAPLFTSIPEARRLVRKYTVSHPVPAGNYPAPAYDGLTEIWFEDWADHDAFFASENYRTLVQPDEAAFIDRGSVAVMVTEERVVVE; encoded by the coding sequence ATGCTCAAGTTCGCCTACATGATCAACCGCGTCGAGGGCCTGTCGTTCGAGCAGTTCGTCGAGCACCACCGGAACCGGCACGCCCCGCTGTTCACCTCCATCCCGGAGGCGCGGCGCCTCGTGCGGAAGTACACCGTCTCCCACCCGGTGCCCGCCGGGAACTACCCGGCCCCCGCCTACGACGGACTGACGGAGATCTGGTTCGAGGACTGGGCGGACCACGACGCCTTCTTCGCGTCCGAGAACTACCGGACGCTTGTCCAGCCGGACGAGGCGGCCTTCATCGACAGGGGGTCGGTGGCGGTCATGGTCACGGAGGAGCGAGTGGTCGTGGAGTGA
- a CDS encoding DUF3592 domain-containing protein — protein MAVPLCGAVALLLFAYALREFLAVRRLRRRGVRAQGFVVDNVCVDSDSGPEWVPVVAFTDRRGHRVEFSPRARGVGLGLATGREVPVLYLPDDPREARVLMWRHVEGTAAFIFLCGALFLAGAVVFAVAGSSG, from the coding sequence GTGGCGGTTCCGCTCTGCGGGGCGGTCGCGCTGCTGTTGTTCGCGTACGCCCTGCGGGAGTTCCTGGCGGTACGGCGGCTGCGGCGGCGCGGGGTCCGGGCCCAGGGCTTCGTGGTCGACAACGTGTGTGTCGACAGCGACAGCGGACCGGAGTGGGTCCCCGTCGTCGCCTTCACCGACCGCCGGGGCCACCGGGTGGAGTTCTCGCCGCGGGCCCGGGGTGTCGGGCTGGGGCTGGCGACGGGGCGGGAGGTGCCGGTGCTGTATCTGCCGGACGATCCGCGCGAGGCCCGGGTGCTCATGTGGCGGCACGTCGAGGGGACGGCGGCGTTCATCTTCCTCTGCGGTGCCCTGTTCCTGGCCGGTGCCGTGGTCTTCGCCGTGGCGGGCTCCTCGGGCTGA
- a CDS encoding MerR family transcriptional regulator: MRIGELAARTGVSRRSLRYYEDQGLLVSARSSSGQRHYDDGHVERVRLIQAFLAAGMSTGTIAEMVPCMAEPSRGGAERALAIMDDERARLSSAMDGLAAARSELDRLIEVNREYLAARPGDTP, translated from the coding sequence ATGCGGATCGGGGAACTGGCCGCCCGGACGGGTGTCAGCCGTCGGTCGCTGCGCTACTACGAGGACCAGGGCCTGCTGGTCAGCGCGCGCTCGTCCAGCGGGCAGCGGCACTACGACGACGGCCATGTCGAACGGGTCCGTCTCATCCAGGCGTTCCTGGCCGCGGGCATGTCCACCGGCACCATCGCCGAGATGGTGCCGTGCATGGCGGAGCCGAGCCGGGGCGGGGCGGAGCGGGCCCTGGCGATCATGGACGACGAGCGGGCGCGGCTGTCCTCCGCGATGGACGGTCTCGCCGCCGCCAGGAGCGAGCTCGACCGTCTCATCGAGGTCAACCGGGAGTACCTGGCGGCGCGACCGGGCGACACGCCGTAG
- a CDS encoding DUF6461 domain-containing protein, translating to MPTPGFPPHTLDEGGGPVWLSDLAAADPNHALHVVRGLEPAEALETLGAKPRLFRPCELPAAKPDDWTSLPAAALGEGNSCAVLLSGRVGEWTFVYDDSGYTVGDDDTKALSAHGRTAATSVFTINADASLVYAVDGAQIAWIDVDDLDLERDLPGMPDELRAAFQAAGTAEADYLDSSEPDYDIAMRAICALAGLVRTTDELRRIPLLATPFG from the coding sequence ATGCCGACACCCGGATTCCCGCCGCACACCCTCGACGAAGGCGGAGGGCCGGTCTGGCTCAGTGACCTGGCCGCGGCGGACCCGAACCACGCCCTGCACGTCGTGCGGGGGCTGGAGCCCGCTGAGGCGCTCGAGACCCTGGGGGCCAAGCCGCGTCTGTTCCGGCCGTGCGAACTGCCCGCGGCCAAGCCCGACGACTGGACCTCCCTGCCGGCCGCCGCGCTCGGCGAGGGGAACTCGTGCGCGGTGCTGCTGTCGGGCCGCGTCGGCGAGTGGACCTTCGTCTACGACGACAGCGGCTACACCGTCGGTGACGACGACACGAAGGCACTGTCCGCCCACGGCCGGACGGCGGCCACGAGCGTCTTCACCATCAACGCCGACGCGAGCCTCGTCTATGCCGTCGACGGTGCGCAGATTGCCTGGATCGACGTCGACGACCTGGACCTCGAGCGGGATCTTCCCGGCATGCCGGACGAACTGCGCGCGGCGTTCCAGGCGGCCGGGACCGCCGAGGCCGACTACCTCGACTCCAGCGAGCCCGACTACGACATCGCCATGCGCGCCATCTGCGCCCTGGCAGGACTGGTCCGCACCACGGACGAGCTGCGCCGCATCCCGCTGCTCGCGACCCCCTTCGGCTGA
- a CDS encoding VOC family protein, which translates to MASGMLLIMRILRTYARVYATDPDAALEPLGVATGQSVTSRFALPNGLELATVGEVLVVAGDEETLEPYRATAATLIVDDLDACRSRLDEAGARIVRGPQDVPTGRNLTARLPGGVQLEYVEWSDEQWERDGGRPA; encoded by the coding sequence GTGGCCTCTGGCATGCTGCTCATCATGCGCATCCTCCGTACCTACGCACGCGTCTACGCCACCGATCCGGACGCGGCGCTGGAGCCCCTCGGTGTCGCCACCGGGCAGTCGGTCACCAGTCGGTTCGCGCTGCCCAACGGGCTGGAGCTGGCCACCGTCGGGGAGGTCCTGGTGGTGGCGGGGGACGAGGAGACGCTGGAGCCGTACCGGGCGACGGCGGCCACCCTGATCGTGGACGATCTCGACGCGTGCCGCTCACGTCTCGACGAGGCGGGGGCACGGATCGTACGCGGCCCGCAGGACGTGCCCACCGGACGGAACCTGACCGCCAGGCTGCCCGGCGGCGTCCAGCTCGAATACGTCGAGTGGAGCGACGAGCAGTGGGAACGGGACGGGGGCCGGCCCGCCTGA
- a CDS encoding MFS transporter has protein sequence MPQPAATPVSRESSLRKVVTASALGTTVEYYDFTLYATTAALVFDKVFFPDASPLVGTLAAFATYFVGYAARPLGGILFGHFGDRLGRKNVLIITMLMMGLGTFAIGLLPSYDSIGVAAPVLLVLIRLVQGLGMGGEYGGGVLMALEYSPRSRQGFFTSLVHIGTPAGVLIPVGLVSILDATLPSGSYDSWAWRMPFLASILLVGVGIWMRLHVTESPEFVKMREDREVQSLPVKQVLTRQPATVVLSVLAKIAESGLFNIYYVVAITYVTTELDLAKGPVLLAVLIACAVECVTLPYFGALSDRVGRRKVYIFGAAFQAVLALPFFLLMETGQFWGYTVGMTLGLGVGHAAMYGAQGALFSNLYPVNVRYTGLSVTQQIGATLGGGLSPLIGTALLSAAGGHWSWLIAYCVGVAVLSGLAATRLRAGEAPEHALPAGDAAPHRERTQVS, from the coding sequence ATGCCCCAACCGGCCGCCACCCCCGTTTCCCGGGAGTCCTCCCTGCGCAAGGTCGTCACCGCCAGCGCCCTGGGAACCACCGTCGAGTACTACGACTTCACCCTGTACGCGACCACCGCCGCCCTTGTCTTCGACAAGGTCTTCTTCCCCGACGCCTCTCCCCTGGTGGGCACCCTCGCCGCCTTCGCCACCTACTTCGTCGGCTACGCCGCCCGGCCGCTGGGCGGCATCCTCTTCGGGCACTTCGGCGACCGCCTCGGCCGCAAGAACGTGCTGATCATCACCATGCTGATGATGGGCCTCGGCACCTTCGCGATCGGCCTGCTGCCCTCCTACGACAGCATCGGCGTCGCGGCCCCCGTCCTGCTCGTCCTCATCCGGCTCGTCCAGGGGCTGGGCATGGGCGGCGAGTACGGCGGCGGTGTGCTGATGGCCCTGGAATACAGTCCCCGCTCCCGCCAGGGCTTCTTCACCTCACTGGTGCACATCGGCACCCCGGCCGGCGTGCTGATACCCGTCGGCCTCGTCAGCATCCTCGACGCCACCCTGCCCTCCGGGTCCTACGACTCCTGGGCCTGGCGCATGCCGTTCCTCGCCAGCATCCTGCTGGTCGGTGTCGGCATCTGGATGCGGCTGCACGTCACCGAGAGCCCCGAGTTCGTCAAGATGCGCGAGGACCGCGAGGTGCAGAGCCTGCCGGTGAAGCAGGTCCTCACCCGCCAGCCCGCCACGGTCGTCCTCTCCGTCCTGGCCAAGATCGCCGAGAGCGGTCTGTTCAACATCTACTACGTGGTGGCCATCACCTACGTCACCACCGAGCTCGACCTCGCCAAGGGACCGGTGCTCCTCGCCGTCCTCATCGCCTGCGCCGTCGAGTGCGTCACCCTGCCGTACTTCGGCGCCCTCTCCGACCGCGTCGGCCGGCGCAAGGTCTACATCTTCGGCGCCGCCTTCCAGGCCGTCCTCGCGCTGCCGTTCTTCCTCCTGATGGAGACCGGCCAGTTCTGGGGCTACACCGTCGGCATGACCCTCGGCCTCGGCGTCGGGCACGCCGCGATGTACGGCGCGCAGGGCGCCCTGTTCTCCAACCTGTACCCGGTCAACGTCCGCTACACCGGGCTGTCCGTCACCCAGCAGATCGGCGCCACCCTCGGCGGCGGGCTCTCCCCACTCATCGGCACCGCGCTGCTCTCCGCGGCCGGCGGCCACTGGTCGTGGCTGATCGCCTACTGCGTCGGCGTCGCCGTCCTGTCCGGACTGGCCGCCACCCGGCTGCGCGCCGGCGAGGCGCCCGAGCACGCCCTGCCCGCGGGCGACGCCGCACCCCACCGTGAAAGGACCCAGGTCTCGTGA
- a CDS encoding DAK2 domain-containing protein: MTTDQSLVLRTYAAAAHTAHDTLTALDQLSGDGDFGDNLREGLDRVTAALDAHPDRPPYAVAAAVFLDEVGGTSGPLIGLLFQELARAHADHSDEHAAWRAGIGEGLAAIQRVGEAEPGDRTMVDTLVPARNALDAGAGPRETALAALDGARATAALRARRGRASYVGERAVGSPDPGALGVALLFWSHARAREEAPGELAKYLPAVPGARSRA; this comes from the coding sequence ATGACCACCGACCAGAGCCTGGTGCTGCGCACCTACGCCGCCGCCGCGCACACCGCCCACGACACCCTCACCGCCCTCGACCAGCTCTCCGGCGACGGCGACTTCGGCGACAACCTCCGCGAGGGCCTCGACCGGGTCACCGCCGCACTGGACGCCCACCCGGACCGGCCGCCCTACGCCGTCGCCGCCGCCGTCTTCCTCGACGAGGTCGGCGGCACGAGCGGCCCGCTCATCGGGCTGCTCTTCCAGGAACTGGCCCGGGCACACGCGGACCACTCCGACGAGCACGCCGCCTGGCGCGCCGGGATCGGCGAGGGACTGGCGGCGATCCAGCGGGTCGGCGAGGCCGAGCCCGGGGACCGCACCATGGTCGACACACTCGTCCCCGCCCGGAACGCCCTCGACGCGGGGGCCGGCCCCCGGGAGACGGCCCTCGCCGCCCTCGACGGCGCCCGCGCCACCGCCGCCCTGCGCGCCCGCCGCGGCCGCGCCTCCTACGTCGGAGAGCGCGCCGTCGGCTCCCCCGACCCGGGTGCCCTCGGCGTCGCCCTGCTGTTCTGGTCCCACGCACGGGCGCGGGAGGAGGCTCCGGGCGAACTCGCCAAGTACCTGCCGGCGGTGCCGGGGGCGCGGTCGCGGGCCTGA
- a CDS encoding cysteine/serine endopeptidase inhibitor, producing the protein MPTSRRVRSVITIGMAAALLGVVEASPASAVPLGKVHHGKATFYTDAGTGACGKPLDAATQRIVAVAQKWWTTANPNRDPLCHTKVRVTYRGRSITVPVRDKCWGCAPNAIDLGAPAFAKLGNPAQGVLKGVKWKFVR; encoded by the coding sequence ATGCCCACGAGCAGGCGTGTCCGAAGCGTCATCACCATAGGCATGGCGGCCGCCCTTCTCGGCGTCGTAGAGGCGAGTCCCGCCTCCGCCGTTCCACTCGGGAAGGTGCACCACGGGAAAGCCACGTTCTACACGGACGCCGGCACCGGCGCCTGCGGAAAGCCGCTCGACGCGGCGACGCAGCGCATCGTGGCCGTCGCGCAGAAATGGTGGACCACCGCCAACCCCAACAGGGACCCGCTGTGCCACACCAAGGTGCGCGTGACCTACCGGGGCAGGTCCATCACCGTCCCGGTCAGGGACAAGTGCTGGGGCTGCGCCCCGAATGCCATCGACCTCGGAGCACCGGCCTTCGCGAAGCTCGGCAACCCCGCCCAGGGCGTCCTCAAGGGCGTCAAGTGGAAATTCGTCAGGTAA
- a CDS encoding dihydroxyacetone kinase subunit DhaK codes for MNRLFLPAETPVEQALHGLALAHPGLLALNEDPLYVTARERHPARRVGLVSGGGSGHEPLHTGFVGAGMLDAAVPGRVFASPHNRQVYEASKAVAGPEGVLHIVKNYTGDRINFGIAAERLRADGIPVRRVLVDDDLATESEETATGRRGTGATVLVEKLLGGAADSGAGLDELAALGAEFAAASRSVAVAARAQTAPSRGGEAFTLPEGTLEYGVGIHGERAATTVEHPGFEQLVDRMTEQVADALPATAGSVLLLVNGLGATTLLELYAIHARVSQALEKRGLEVAGRLVGTFVPALDMSGFSLTLTALREDWAAHWHAPARTPAFPAPESAR; via the coding sequence GTGAACCGCCTGTTCCTGCCCGCCGAAACCCCCGTCGAACAGGCCCTGCACGGCCTGGCCCTGGCCCACCCCGGGCTGCTGGCCCTCAACGAGGACCCGCTCTACGTCACCGCCCGCGAACGCCACCCCGCCCGGCGCGTCGGCCTCGTCTCCGGCGGCGGCTCCGGCCACGAGCCGCTGCACACCGGCTTCGTCGGCGCCGGGATGCTGGACGCCGCCGTCCCCGGCCGGGTCTTCGCCTCCCCGCACAACCGGCAGGTGTACGAGGCGTCCAAGGCCGTCGCCGGGCCCGAGGGCGTCCTGCACATCGTGAAGAACTACACCGGTGACCGCATCAACTTCGGCATCGCCGCCGAACGGCTGCGGGCCGACGGCATCCCCGTCCGCCGTGTCCTCGTCGACGACGACCTCGCCACCGAGAGCGAGGAGACGGCGACCGGACGGCGCGGCACCGGAGCCACCGTACTGGTGGAGAAGCTCCTTGGCGGGGCCGCCGACTCCGGCGCCGGGCTCGACGAACTGGCCGCGCTCGGCGCCGAGTTCGCCGCCGCCTCGCGCAGCGTCGCGGTCGCCGCCCGCGCCCAGACGGCGCCCTCACGCGGCGGGGAGGCGTTCACCCTGCCGGAGGGCACCCTGGAGTACGGCGTCGGCATCCACGGCGAACGCGCCGCCACCACCGTGGAGCACCCCGGCTTCGAACAGCTCGTCGACCGCATGACCGAGCAGGTCGCCGACGCGCTGCCCGCGACGGCCGGCTCCGTCCTGCTGCTCGTCAACGGCCTGGGCGCGACCACCCTGCTGGAGCTGTACGCGATCCACGCCCGGGTGAGCCAGGCGCTCGAGAAGCGGGGCCTGGAAGTGGCCGGCCGGCTGGTCGGCACATTCGTCCCCGCCCTCGACATGAGCGGCTTCTCCCTCACCCTCACCGCACTGCGCGAGGACTGGGCCGCCCACTGGCACGCCCCCGCCCGCACCCCCGCCTTCCCCGCCCCGGAGTCCGCCCGATGA
- a CDS encoding LysR family transcriptional regulator — MAELETRELEYFVAVAEELHFGRAATRLALAQPALSKAVRRLESRLGTTLLHRSSRHVALTPAGEALLTHGRHALNAVAAAAEKARRAGDRQDRLRLVIKAGGDANLLSGILAAYARRPDARQVDILFGGATDRADHVRDGRADVALLYVPFDDTSGLDHETLTVEGRVAVLPPGHRLAARPEVTLADLAQEALPRWKGVRWTGAPEGRPGPEVEDGAVLFDMIRLGRTVAVLPRSLALPAQPGLVYRPVADAPRSALVVAWSQDDRRPLVASFVAAATEAAQAVTGEVVTGGAVAGEAVA, encoded by the coding sequence ATGGCCGAACTGGAGACCCGCGAGCTGGAGTACTTCGTCGCCGTCGCCGAGGAGCTGCACTTCGGCCGCGCCGCGACCCGGCTGGCCCTCGCGCAGCCGGCCCTGTCCAAGGCGGTCCGGCGGCTGGAGTCCCGGCTCGGGACGACACTGCTGCACCGCTCCAGCCGGCACGTCGCCCTCACCCCCGCGGGCGAGGCGCTGCTGACCCACGGCCGGCACGCGCTCAACGCCGTCGCGGCCGCCGCCGAGAAGGCCCGCCGGGCCGGCGACCGGCAGGACAGGCTGCGCCTGGTGATCAAGGCCGGCGGCGACGCCAACCTCCTGTCCGGCATCCTGGCCGCCTACGCCCGCCGGCCCGACGCCCGCCAGGTGGACATCCTCTTCGGCGGCGCCACCGACCGCGCCGACCACGTGCGCGACGGCCGCGCGGACGTCGCCCTGCTGTACGTGCCGTTCGACGACACGAGCGGCCTCGACCACGAGACGCTGACGGTCGAGGGGCGCGTCGCCGTCCTGCCGCCCGGCCACCGCCTCGCCGCCCGCCCCGAGGTCACTCTCGCCGACCTCGCCCAGGAGGCACTGCCCCGCTGGAAGGGCGTGCGCTGGACCGGGGCGCCCGAGGGCCGGCCGGGGCCCGAGGTCGAGGACGGGGCGGTCCTCTTCGACATGATCAGACTGGGCCGCACGGTCGCGGTCCTGCCCCGCTCACTGGCCCTGCCCGCCCAACCCGGCCTCGTCTACCGGCCGGTGGCCGACGCACCCCGCAGCGCACTGGTCGTCGCCTGGTCCCAGGACGACCGCCGCCCCCTCGTCGCCTCCTTCGTCGCCGCCGCGACGGAGGCGGCGCAGGCGGTGACCGGGGAAGTGGTGACCGGGGGCGCGGTGGCCGGGGAAGCGGTGGCCTGA
- a CDS encoding sensor histidine kinase, which yields MRLSTRFALAAAVIVPVLALSTNWLLYAWFSEDLHAAQERQLRSRATTLTHNATAYVQAVEAHHPVVAKAARRRLITSSLDVGFRLDGPDGVVQAGPALDPERKLPAEAKSPATLGPDGSGSTTWLVMSRRITPPNGTPPDGPNLWMFSPDTPYQTQLSHVRHRMVLVVLLSVPVTWVIAWLVANRAARPLLRLQRRAGGLDPRITVLRLDHTPSGVTEVDDLAATLRTALARYDEQAARAGEALATARSFAAAAAHEMRNPLTSMRTNLDVLAEYPDLDTADRREILAEVGREQARLLGLLAMLRTLAQGDLVEVDAFTQLDLADVVRASAADLRQTRPEVRLSVRATGGLLVHAWPEGLRSAVDNLLVNAWTHGRAGDGGARIEVNLRPVDEGGAPAALLTVDDHGPGVPPALREKIFRRFHRSPDSPGSGLGLTLVAQQIALHQGRIAVGDRPDGTPGARFEVLLPATGIREVRHTLPLLSRDWLTAEARQRPTGPG from the coding sequence GTGAGGCTCTCCACCCGGTTCGCGCTGGCGGCCGCCGTCATCGTGCCGGTCCTCGCGCTGTCCACCAACTGGCTGCTGTACGCCTGGTTCTCCGAGGATCTGCACGCCGCGCAGGAGCGCCAGCTCCGCTCCCGCGCCACGACGCTCACCCACAACGCCACCGCGTACGTCCAGGCCGTCGAGGCGCACCATCCCGTCGTCGCCAAGGCCGCCCGGCGCCGGCTGATCACCTCGTCGCTGGACGTCGGCTTCCGGCTGGACGGTCCGGACGGCGTCGTCCAGGCGGGCCCGGCACTCGACCCGGAGCGCAAGCTGCCGGCGGAGGCCAAGAGCCCGGCCACGCTGGGACCCGACGGTTCCGGATCCACCACCTGGCTGGTCATGTCCCGGCGCATCACCCCGCCGAACGGCACCCCTCCCGACGGCCCCAACCTCTGGATGTTCTCCCCGGACACCCCCTACCAGACACAGCTCTCGCACGTACGCCACCGGATGGTGCTGGTGGTCCTGCTGTCCGTCCCCGTGACCTGGGTGATCGCCTGGCTCGTCGCCAACCGGGCCGCCAGGCCACTGCTGCGGCTGCAGCGGCGGGCCGGCGGGCTCGACCCCCGGATCACCGTGCTGCGCCTGGACCACACCCCGAGCGGTGTCACCGAGGTGGACGACCTCGCCGCCACCCTTCGCACCGCGCTGGCACGGTACGACGAGCAGGCCGCGCGCGCCGGTGAGGCGCTGGCCACCGCACGGTCCTTCGCCGCGGCGGCCGCGCACGAGATGCGCAACCCGCTGACGAGCATGCGCACCAACCTCGACGTCCTTGCCGAGTACCCGGATCTGGACACGGCCGACCGACGGGAGATCCTGGCGGAGGTGGGTCGCGAACAGGCCCGGCTGCTGGGACTGCTGGCCATGCTGCGCACCCTGGCCCAGGGCGATCTGGTGGAGGTGGACGCCTTCACCCAACTGGACCTGGCCGACGTGGTACGCGCCTCGGCCGCGGACCTGCGGCAGACCCGTCCCGAGGTGCGGCTGTCCGTACGGGCCACCGGCGGTCTGCTGGTGCACGCCTGGCCGGAGGGACTGCGCTCCGCCGTGGACAACCTGCTCGTCAACGCCTGGACGCACGGCCGCGCGGGGGACGGCGGGGCACGGATCGAAGTGAACCTGCGCCCGGTGGACGAGGGCGGCGCGCCGGCCGCGCTCCTCACGGTCGACGACCACGGCCCCGGCGTGCCCCCCGCGCTGCGCGAGAAGATCTTCCGGCGCTTCCACCGCAGCCCGGACAGCCCCGGTTCGGGTCTCGGTCTCACCCTGGTCGCCCAGCAGATCGCCCTGCACCAGGGCCGGATCGCGGTGGGCGACCGCCCCGACGGCACCCCCGGAGCACGCTTCGAGGTGCTCCTGCCGGCCACCGGCATCCGGGAGGTGCGGCACACCCTGCCGCTGCTGAGCCGCGACTGGCTGACCGCCGAGGCGCGGCAGCGGCCGACGGGACCCGGCTGA
- a CDS encoding ROK family transcriptional regulator yields MVRLLREFGPLTRGELGELCGLSRTTLYEVVSGLVDGGLVLASVPDSGPRGRGRPAEKLALNPEAGCAVGIDFGRRAVRVVTMTVADDDIGRAHMPHPDDAPWPERIALAHRLAGSLTGGGLRHGLLSGVGVSVPDPAPGPATPAEQRTVAVMTGRAFGTRARLDTASRLAALAESVWGAAEGQRDVLYLELSEEVGGGLVSGGALHRGAHGRSGRFGHITVEAEGLPCGCGGRGCLQTVASTGAVLRACPDMADVTRLVAAARSGEPAARAAVARAGSLAGRVLAGLVHAVEPGVVVVGGELPSAGTVLLEPLEREMRAHATLRGPGSSPPVRPAALGEFAAALGALSLLRRPGRRTGPGLPSGAAVGVRCRT; encoded by the coding sequence GTGGTGCGCCTGTTGCGCGAGTTCGGCCCGCTCACCCGCGGCGAGCTGGGTGAACTGTGCGGGCTGTCGCGGACCACGTTGTACGAGGTCGTCAGCGGGCTCGTGGACGGCGGGCTCGTGCTCGCCTCGGTGCCGGACTCCGGACCGCGCGGCCGGGGGCGGCCGGCGGAGAAGCTGGCGCTGAACCCGGAGGCCGGCTGCGCGGTCGGCATCGACTTCGGCCGGCGGGCGGTCCGCGTGGTCACGATGACGGTGGCCGACGACGACATCGGCAGGGCGCACATGCCGCACCCGGACGACGCCCCGTGGCCGGAACGGATCGCCCTGGCACACCGGCTGGCCGGTTCCCTGACCGGCGGCGGACTGCGCCACGGCCTTCTCAGTGGCGTGGGGGTCTCGGTGCCGGACCCGGCGCCCGGCCCGGCGACACCGGCCGAGCAGCGGACCGTGGCGGTGATGACCGGCCGGGCGTTCGGCACCCGGGCCCGGCTCGACACCGCCTCCCGGCTGGCGGCCCTGGCCGAGTCGGTGTGGGGTGCGGCCGAGGGGCAGCGGGACGTGCTCTATCTGGAGCTGTCCGAAGAGGTCGGCGGGGGGCTGGTGAGCGGCGGTGCGCTGCACCGCGGCGCACATGGCCGGTCGGGACGGTTCGGACACATCACCGTGGAGGCCGAGGGACTGCCGTGCGGGTGCGGCGGGCGCGGCTGTCTGCAGACGGTGGCGTCCACGGGAGCCGTGCTGCGGGCCTGTCCGGACATGGCGGACGTGACGCGACTGGTGGCCGCGGCGCGGTCGGGGGAGCCTGCCGCCCGCGCGGCGGTGGCGCGGGCCGGGAGCCTCGCGGGGCGGGTGCTGGCCGGGCTGGTGCACGCGGTCGAGCCCGGTGTCGTCGTCGTGGGAGGCGAACTCCCCAGCGCGGGAACGGTGCTGCTGGAGCCGCTGGAGCGGGAGATGCGCGCGCACGCCACCCTGCGCGGCCCGGGGTCCTCCCCGCCCGTCCGCCCGGCCGCGCTGGGCGAGTTCGCCGCCGCTCTCGGCGCCCTGTCCCTGCTGCGCCGGCCCGGACGGCGGACGGGCCCCGGCCTCCCGTCCGGTGCCGCCGTCGGCGTTCGATGCCGCACGTGA
- a CDS encoding response regulator transcription factor — protein MAGRAGRVLVADDDVSTRRSLERGLRLGGFDVALAADGHAALEALGRLRPDIVVLDVRMPGPSGIDVCRALRENGDDVPVLMLSGLDEVADRIAGLEAGGDDYLVKPFALQELRLRLHALLRRRPPAPTDRIRTGALVVEPSSRQATLDGRPLHLTPREFHLLEMLARNAGIVLTRGQLLEHVWGYDARVRTDAVDTFISYLRRKTEAHGHPRILHTVRGVGFVLRADAHAAEATGAAS, from the coding sequence ATGGCGGGCAGAGCCGGACGTGTCCTCGTGGCCGACGACGACGTGAGTACCCGGCGTTCGCTGGAGCGCGGACTCCGGCTCGGCGGCTTCGACGTGGCGCTGGCCGCGGACGGGCATGCCGCGCTGGAGGCACTCGGCCGGCTGCGCCCCGACATCGTCGTCCTGGATGTCCGGATGCCGGGGCCGAGCGGCATCGACGTGTGCCGGGCGCTGCGTGAGAACGGCGACGACGTGCCCGTCCTCATGCTCTCCGGGCTGGACGAAGTGGCGGACCGGATAGCCGGGCTGGAAGCCGGCGGGGACGACTATCTGGTCAAGCCGTTCGCACTGCAGGAGTTGCGGCTGCGGCTGCACGCGCTGTTGCGCCGGCGCCCGCCCGCGCCCACGGACCGCATCCGGACCGGCGCCCTGGTCGTAGAGCCGTCGTCCCGGCAGGCGACTCTGGACGGGCGGCCCCTGCACCTGACACCGCGTGAGTTCCACCTGCTGGAGATGCTGGCCCGCAACGCGGGGATCGTCCTGACCCGTGGCCAGTTGCTCGAACATGTCTGGGGATACGACGCCCGGGTCCGCACCGACGCCGTGGACACGTTCATCAGCTACCTGCGGCGCAAGACCGAGGCACACGGCCACCCCCGCATCCTGCACACCGTGCGGGGCGTCGGGTTCGTTCTGCGCGCGGACGCGCACGCCGCCGAAGCGACCGGCGCCGCGTCGTGA